One genomic region from Synechococcales cyanobacterium T60_A2020_003 encodes:
- a CDS encoding DUF4212 domain-containing protein yields the protein MNDNTDLQRAYWKANKALIRNLLMVWAIVSLGMSILFVVPLNSIQFGGVPFGFWMAQQGSIYVFVALIFSSLGSLPKGLAPWGWC from the coding sequence ATGAATGATAACACTGATTTACAAAGGGCGTATTGGAAAGCGAATAAGGCTTTGATTCGCAATCTCTTAATGGTCTGGGCGATTGTGTCCTTGGGGATGAGTATTCTCTTTGTGGTTCCCCTGAACAGTATTCAGTTTGGTGGTGTTCCCTTCGGATTTTGGATGGCTCAACAAGGATCAATTTATGTCTTTGTCGCGCTGATCTTTAGTTCTTTGGGGTCTCTGCCGAAGGGATTGGCACCGTGGGGATGGTGCTGA